The Saprospiraceae bacterium sequence TAGGAAAGTGGCATCCATTCCCGAAATGGGAGTGAGTGTTTCTTTTGCCAACCCTTCTAATATTTTGTCTAGCATAAATAATAATTTACAATCCTATAAAACTGTAAAAATAAGTAAAAGTGTATATCAAATTGCAGGATTGGAACTAAATTGAATTAAATTTTTAAAAATTGCATTATCCTAAAATCTTACGGAGAGTTGTTTTAAGATTTTTATGTTTGCGAAATGTTTTTTAAACATAAGTTTATACATAAAAAGTTCCGGACAAGATGTTGAAATCTCATCCGGGACTTTAGTTTAAAGGATTTTAAGACTAATTATTAGAACTGCGCAGTTTCTGTACTTTCTGCAAGGGCAGTAGTAGAAGAATCTTTTCTGACCACATTTTGAAGATAATCCCAGTAACCTGTACCTACAAATCCCTGATGTTTGATGGCTTCAAATCCGGATTCCTGCATTTTGAACTCTCTCTGCTGTAATTCTGAATACCCCAGCATGCCCCTTTCTTTGTAATTTCTTGCCAATTCGAACATCGATAGATTCAGTGCATGGAAGCCTGCCAATGTGATAAACTGGAACTTATACCCTAATTTTGCCAGATTGTCTCTGAACAACAGCATACGTTCTTCATTGAGATATTTTGCCCAGTTGAAGGAAGGAGAGCAATTGTAAGCCAGCAATTTACCGGGGAATTTTTCGTGGACAGCTTCTGCAAATTCTTTTGCAAGTCCAATGTCCGGATTGGAAGTCTCCATCCAGATAAGGTCAGCATAAGGTGCATAGGAGTGTGCCCTGGAAATACATTGCTCCAAACCATTTTTCACTCTGAAGAAACCTTCAGAAGTTCTTTCTCCTGTGATAAATGCATGATCTCTCGGGTCAGCATCAGTGGTAAGCAGGTCTGCAGCTTCAGCATCCGTTCGTGCAATAAGTACTGTGGGTACACCACATACATCAGAAGCAAGTCTGGCCGCTATGAGTTTGTCTATAGCCTCCTGAGTGGGTACCAGTACTTTTCCGCCCAAGTGACCGCATTTTTTTGCTGATGAAAGTTGGTCTTCAAAATGTACTCCTGATGCACCGGCTTCGATCATTTGCTTCATCAACTGATAAGCGTTCAAATTTCCTCCAAATCCGGCTTCTGCATCTGCCACGATAGGCAACATATAGTCGATATTGACCTTACCTCTTGTGCTTTCGATCTGATCACGTCTGAGAAGCGCGTTATTTATTCTGCGTACTACTGACGGAACTGAGTTGGCAGGATATATTGACTGGTCAGGAAACATATCCTCATTGAGGTTTGCGTCAGCTGCTACTTGCCATCCTGACAAATAGATAGCATTGAGCCCTGCCATAGCTTCCTGAATGGCTTGATTGCCTGTAAGCGCACCCAATCCGGCGACATAAGGCTCATGGTGGAGTTTATGCCATAACTTTTCAGCTCCCATTTTTGCAATGGTGTACTCAATGTCATATGACCCTCTCAGGGCAAGTACTTCTTCAGCTGTATATGGTCTTTTGATACCCGTCCATCTGATGTTAGTTGCCCAATCTTGTTTGATTTTTTCTATTCGTTGTGCATTCATTATGAAATAATTTTAATGGTTAGATAAGATAATATTTAGTTTGGAAATTTTATAATTAAGAAATATAACTATACGCAGGTAGTGTAAGGAAGTCTTTGTACTCTTCATCAAGCACTAAGTTGTCAAAAATTTCAATGGCATCTTTAAATTTGAAATTGGGGTACTGATCTACTCCAAACTCAACTTTGATAGATTCGATTTCTTCTTTCTTTAATTGTTGGTACAACTCTCTTGTGATAATGCGCCCGTCGTCAAGGTGAGATTTATTTTTTATCCATTGCCATAGTTGTGTTCTGGAAATTTCTGCTGTAGCAGCATCTTCCATCAGATTGCGTATGGCTACTGCTCCGTTTCCTCTCAACCAACTCTCCAGGTATCTTATTCCGACATAGATATTTGTTCTCAATCCCTTTTCTGTGATGGTTCCTTTCGGAATTTCGAGTAAGTGTTTGGAAGTGATGGGGTCAATTTTATGTCTGATATGGATTTGATTCGGACAAGTCATGTGTTCATCAAATACTTTCATAGCCACAGGCACAAGTCCCGGATGAGCTACCCATGTGCCATCATGGCCATTTTTGACTTCTCTGAGCTTGTCCTGAATGATGTTTTCTATGACTGCATTATTGGCTTTTTCATCACTTTTTATAGGTATAAATGCTGCCATACCACCTATAGCAGGTGCTTTTCTGCTATGACAGGTGTCGATGACCAGTTTTGAGTAGGATTCCATAAATGGTGTGGCCATAGTAACCTGGCTCCTATCAGGAAGTACAAAACCTTCAAAGTTTTTAAATTTTTTAATAAAAGAAAATATGTAATCCCAACGCCCACAGTTAAGCCCTGCAGAGTGATTTTTTAATTCATATAAGATTTCATCCATTTCAAATGAAGCCAGTATTGTCTCAATAAGGACGGTAGCTTTTATAGTTCCTTGTGGTATCCTGAGATAATCCTGTGCAAATACAAAGACATCATTCCAAAGTCGGGCTTCCAGGTGACTCTCGAGCTTTGGCAAATAAAAATACGGGCCCGAAAGCCTTTTGATCAGTTCGGCAGCATTATGGAAAAAGTACAGGCCAAAATCCACAAGACTTCCACTCAATGGCTGACCAGCAATGTACAAATTTTTCTCTTCGAGATGCCATCCTCGGGGACGAACCAATAATGTGGCAGTCTTTTCATTTAAGGTATATGCTTTATTGGATACAGGGTCTGTGTACGAAATCTGGCGTCTTATGGCGTCGTAGAGATTGATTTGACCTTCTATGACATTGGACCATACAGGACTATTTGCATCTTCAAAGTCAGCCATAAATACTTTTGCGCCGGAATTTAGGGCATTGATGATCATTTTTCGGTCTACAGGTCCGGTGATTTCTACTCTTCGATCCTGCAAATCATGGGGCAGCGGTGCAATATACCACTCAGATTCACGGATCTTTTTTGTAGTATCTGAGAAGTTAGGCATAATACCTGAGTCAATTTCTTTTTGTTTTCTCTTTCTTTGGTTGAGTAGTTCGACCCTTTGATGATTAAATTTTTGATGAAGCAGGGATAAAAATTCCAATGCTTCATCAGTCAGAACAGCCATGTATTGGTCATTGGTGCTGTTGCAAATTTCAATTTGTTGTGTTTCCAGTAACATGATAGTACTTTTTATTGATTATAAAAACATGTATTTAGCAAATATTGCGCAATGTACGAATAATATTTTATTAGCGTATTTTTCGCTGATAAAAATTATTTCTTTTTTAGAATATTACTTTTAAAGTTGTGTTTTTTACGCTTTTTACAGATATTTTGTTAATTTTGTAACTATTTTTTTACATATTTTTGATCAACATGGAACAAGACCGGATTATAAAATTGATTTTTGCATTTAAGGTAAAGTATTATCGGACCATCAAAAATGCTTCTTATCAGGAGTTGTCAGAAAAGTCCGGTATTTCACTTTCTTACCTTCATGATATTGAAAAAGCTAAAAAATATCCAACTCCTTCTAAGATAAATGCATTGGCGAGTGCTTTGGGTATGCCTTATGACGAACTTGTATCCACGACAGTAGATAAGAGATTGCAACCTATTGTTGATTTGATCGCCAGTGATTTTTTTCAGATTTTCCCATGGAGATGTTTGGACTGACACCGTCGGCCCTCTTTGACTTATTTACTGAAATGCCTGATAAAATCAATGCATTCATAAGTACCTTGTTTAAAATAGCGCGTACATACTCTGTATCAAAAGAAAATTTTTATGTTGCGGCACTACGTTCTTATCAGGACTTTTATGATAATTATTTTGGCGAACTGGAAATAGCAGCCACAAATTTTATAAAAAATCTTGATCAGGAAGAAATGTCAACAAATGTTCTTAAGCAGTTCCTTTATGATAATTATGGAGTGAGCACTGACATGGACCAGATCAATGCATATGTCGATCTGAAAGGATTGCGTTCATATTATAGTGTAAAATACAATAAACTATATATCAATAATGAACTGTCTGATGAAAGAATTATGTTTCTATTATTGAGGGAGATCGCCTTTCAGTATTTACAAATAAAAACCCGGCCATATTTTACTACTATTTTGGAAACCGACAATTTTGAAAAGATATTGAACAATTTTAAATCTTCTTATTTTGCTTCTGCATGCCTGATGCCGGAAAAAAACATGATCAGTGACATTCGTAAAGTGACAACACAATCCAGATGGTCTCCTGATCTTTTTTTCGAAATGCTGAAAAAGTACAAGGTCACACCGGAAATGCTGATGCAAAGGATAACCAACATTGTTTCAGGTCACTTTGGCATCAATTCTCTGTTTTTTATACGCTTGCACCACAATACTGAAAGAAAGTATTACAGAATGAGCAAAGAAATCCACTTGTCCCGATTGCACAATCCATACAGCAGTGAGATGGATGAACACTATTGCAGGAGATGGCTTTCGGTAGGACTGGTTGAAGAATTGAAACAAAAAGGTGCTGATCACGACATATTGATAGATGCGCAGATATCGCAATACAACGACACCCCGAATTCATACTTTTGTATTACGGTAGCATATAAGGAGCAAAGAAATCCGGTTTTCGATTATACGAGCATCACTATTGGTTTTTATATGGACAATCATCTGAGAGCCCACTTTAAGATGGTAGACGACCCAAAGGTTCAGCAAAAGATAGTGCATACTACATGCGAGCGTTGCAATATTATGGATTGTACAGAACGTGTAGTGCCACCCACCATCATTTTTAATAAGGAGAAAAATGACACGCTCCTCAAAGCAGTGTCTAATCTATGCTAGTGTTATGTTTGATTTTCCTAATTAATTATTCACTTCGTTTTTTTCAAACTCTATGATCAAATGTTTTGAGAGCAGTATCTTTACAGACGTATTGATATCATAGATTTGTCGATAAATATGCTTATTTTCAATGTGCTGTTTTATCTGTTTACGATAGTTTTTCCAGCTAAAAAACCAGATCAAAGGGTAGAATATCATCAATAGAGCAGACGTACTGGTCGCTTCTGACTGATGGATAGTTTTGATTTTTAAACCATTGATGGCAGCCAGTACCCTGATTCTCAGAATACCTGAAATAAAGATTTTGTTGAAATATCCGTTGCCGGTTCCCGGCCACTGCACATAAGCATTGGTTTCATCCGGCAAGGGATTGGAGTAGTGCTCACTCTCTGTTACAAACTGAGAAAATCTGCTCCTCAAAGATGAAGGATTTGGAGTAGTCAGAATGAACAATCCATTTTTATCAAGAATTCGGGATACTTCCCTAAAGAAGTGGTATTGATCGGGTAAGTGTTCAAATGTTTCCGAAAGAATTACAATATCGGCCATCCCATCGCCAATATCAAAATCTTTACTCAAATCTATATTTCCTGCATCCAAATGTTTGTACTGATTGTGCTCAGGAAATAAATCCAATGCTTTGACGATGCTGCCACACTCATAAAAAAGGTTGGCTATATATCCGCTTCCGGCAGAAAGATCATACACTTTTTTACCTCTCAGTGTATCTTTCCTGGTATCTGTCAGAGCCTTGAAAAATTTGATCGCATTTCCCCGTGTGTGCGGTATATCATTTATGTCCATAAAAGAAGAGAGGCGAAATCAGCTTAACAATTCCTTTACCATGCCGGCGATGACCTTGCCTTCCGCTTTTCCTGCAAGTCTTTGATTGGCAAGGCCTATGACTTTGCCCATTTCTTTGGCTGATGTGGCTCCTGTTTCTGCTATGATGGCTTGAATTGTTGTTTTCATCTCTTCCACACTCATCTGTGCAGGAAGATACTTTTGTATGACAGCAATTTCTTCTCTTTCTGTCACTGCCAGATCTTCTCTTCCTTGTTTAGTGTAAATATCCAGAGAATCCTGACGTTGTTTGACTAATTTTTGCAGGATTTTGATTTCAGCAGTTTCATCCAGCGCATTGCCGCTACCATCGGTTTTGAACAATAGAATAGCTGCTTTTATAGCACGAACAGAACGAAGGGTAGCCTGATCTTTATTTTTCATGGCTTCTTTGAGGTCATTGGTGATTTTTACTTCAAGGCTCATATTTCTGAATTATTATTATTTATGTTAGACAATTTTATAGTGATATCAACAAAATCACTGACAGAGAGTTGCTCCGGTCGTTGGGTAAAAAATACATCTTCAAGGATATCTGACTGTTTGAATAGTGGTTTCAATGTATTCCGCAACATTTTTCTTCGTCCGTTGAAGGATGTTTTCACGACATTTCTGAAAAGTCTTTCATCACATGGCAACTCATAATTTTCCTTTCTGACCAATCTGATCACACTTGAATTGACCTTCGGTGGAGGGCTGAAGTTGTGTGGTGGTACATCTATTATAGTGACCCCATCATAGTGTGCCTGCACCAATACACTGATGACTCCGTAAGTCTTTGAACCCGGCGGCGCAACAACTCTGTCAGCTACCTCCTTCTGAAACATACCTACCATCTCGGGTACCAACTCCCTCGAATTGATCATTTTTATCAAAATCTGCGAAGATATATTGTAGGGGTAATTGCCTATTAAAAACAACTCCTGATGGTCAAATACTTTGGAAAGATTGAGCTTAAGAAAATCCAGAAAGATGATGTCGTCTTCATGTACAATTTTATTTTTTATCAGGTATGAAACCATATCCTGATCGGCTTCCACTACTTTAAGATGGAACCCCTTTTTACTTAAATATTTGGTCAGGACGCCTTTCCCCGGACCAATTTCCAGTACATTAGCATTTGCAGTGACCTTAGTGAAGCCTTCTGTTATTTGTTCAGCTATATGCTCGTTGACCAGAAAATGTTGTCCAAATGACTTTTTAGCTTTCATTGGTTGAATTCAAAACCCAAAGGTATCTATTTTCCCGGTAAATGATGTCGCAATCCTTTGTAAGACTTCAAAACAGCCTTTGCACTGCCTACAGATAGCGGAGATTCGATGAGTACAGGAAGTTTGTTTCCGTCATTGGTCACCCAAATATTCATACGGTTACCATCTTTAAATACATTGCCTGTGACCAGATCAGGTACGACTTTTATAGTATTAAATGTACCTAATCCTTTTACATGAAAATTGTCATAAACTCCGTCATAGCGTACTTTTATCGGATAGATCGTTTCGTCAAAAAGTATCTTTGTCGGGATGAAGTCCCCTGGATGATACCGTGAGATATCAATATTGCGTAAAAAATACAAGACAGAAAGTAAATCGTGTGTACAATCATGAAGGGTGATACTTTTTCTGACTGCTGTAGCACGTGTCGGTCCATTAAAACTTACTCCTTTCCTTTTGATCTGATCAAAAACCAAACTGTCAAATCTCCTGTAATTTCCTTCTTCCACGATACGGGTAAACCGACGGGGATACATGGTCTTTTTGTCTATTTCACTATGAAAATAATCACGTACCTTAAAAAAAGGGTCATAGCTTTTATATGTTTTTCCTTTGACAGTTATTTCAAAAGAATCATCCGTTTCTGTAAATAAAAACTCAGCTTCACCAGCCGGAATCCATATAAATTTCCAGTTGTAATAAGCTTTAAATACCAGTTTTTCTCCGGCAGCAATGGCTGAATTGTGGATATAACAGTGATCAGATGGCTGATGAACATGATCAATGGTATTAAAATCAGGTTTTAATGCCATTGATAAAAGTACTATCCATGTGGTTAAAAGCATTTTTATCTGTCTTTTTACTTGTTTTTATATCTTCAAAATTCACTAGGCATTGGAGTGATGGAATTGATCTGTTACCTAAATATTAAATTTACAATACATTATGATTAATATTTTCGAGAATATTTTCTGTTCACTATAAGATAAGTTCTATTAACAGCTCCCGGGTACCATAGTTTAAAAATAATTTGTCATCTTACCTATTCATTGAAAAACAAAATATTTTTGTCCAATGTACCCATCAATTTTTATCTTGTGCCGAATAACACTGGCAATAAATTTCATCATTTCAGCACATGGGTATCTTAACAAAGTTTTCTTATTATAAAGACGTGATTTTATACTCATTGAGTCTGGCTATTTTGTTATTTATTCTAAGGTGGCTGGAGATAAGATTTATTATTATAGACCATGCTTTGGAAATCTATGTGGGTGCTATAGCTCTGATCTTTACAGGCTTGGGAATTTGGCTTTCATTTAAATTGATAAATCGTAATACTGAAACCAGAATAGTTGAAAAAACGGTTTATTTGGAGAATGAACCCAATTTAATGCTCAATCAGGAAGAGATAGAAAAAACCGGATTGAGTAAAAGAGAACTGGAAGTGCTGCAACTGATGGCTGAAGGGTTGAGTAATGAAGAAGTAGCTGAAAGATTATACGTCTCATTGAATACTATCAAAACGCATACTTCGCGGGTGTTTGAAAAATTGGATGTAAAAAGGAGAACACAAGCTATTGAAAAAGCAAAAAGACTTCGCGTGATACAGTAGATTTTATCATTCTAAAGGGTGAATATCTGTCAAAAAACCAAAATCACACAAAAGTATGACCGCCGATAAAGTCGAATTATTCAATTTTGCGACATTAATTCACCAATTAAATAAATATTAGAATGAAAAAGTTAGTACTTACTTATGGAATCATCGCAGGATTGGTGGTGGCATTAATGTTGATCATCACCACCACAATATATCATCAATCCGGCAATATAGAAGGAGGAGCCATTTATGGATATGCCAGCATGTTATTGGCGTTTTCTTTGATATTTTTTGGAATTAAAAAATACAGAGACCAAAACAGTGAAGGCAAAATTACTTTTGGAACGGCTTTTAAGATGGGTTTTCTAATTACCCTGATAGCCCCCACGATTTATGTGATCACATGGCTCATCGATTATTATTATTTTATGCCCGACTTTATGGAAAAATATGCAGAACAAACCATCACAAAACTGAAGAACGAAGGTGCCGCTCAGGAAATCATCGATACAACGACTAGAGATATGGCCAGTTTTGCAGAGATGTATAAAAACCCTTTTTTCAATGCGATGATTACTTTTGCTGAAATCCTTCCTGTTGGATTAATTGTTACTTTGATTAGTGCCGCGATATTAAAAAGAAAATAATCAAAACACAAATGTAATAGTATAAAACAAATTTAAATGACACCAAAATATTTTATTATATGAAATCGCTTGGCACGACAGTCAATGAAATTCTGACAAACCTCCCTCCGGACAGGGTAGAACCATTTAACAAATTACATGATGTTATATTAAATAATCTCCCAAAAGGTTTTGAACCAACAATAAGTTATGGTGCCTTAAGTTATGTTGTTCCACATTCCATATATCCTGCAGGTTATCATTGTAAACCAACTGAACCTCTTCCTTTTGCAGCGATAGCTTCTCAAAAGCATACAATAAACTTTTATCATATGGGTATTTATGCTGATGATGCCTTGCTGCAATGGTTTATATCTGAATATCCGAAGCACACCAAGCAGAAATTAGATATGGGTAAAAGTTGTATCAGATTCAAAAAATTTGACGAAATACCCTATGAACTCATAGGCGAATTAATGAAAAGATTGAGTGTCAATGAGTGGATCAATATTTATGAAACAAAATTAAAGAAGTAAACTATGAAAAAATATTTGATACCTAAATTAATCGGACTGGCAATATTGACGATGATAATCCTGGTCAGTATTTCCATTCTTGAAGTAGCAGTTTATTCTCATCTCATAAACCCAGGCCAGGAAATAACTGTTTATGAAACCCACGCAAGTCAGTCTGCGCCGTATGTTTCAGGTATATTTGGTTTTATTATTTTCTTTTTAGTCGCCAGGTTTTGGAATCAAAAGAAGTACGATAATATTGCTAGTTTAGTTTTCCTTTTCCCATTAACATATGTTTTGATAGACATCATAGTTTTAGTACTGGCAGATGTTAAATGGGCTGACTTTTTAGTAATTTTCTTAATAGCAAACAGTGCTAAATTTCTTGGCTGTTTTTTGGGTTATAAGCTTACAAAATGATAGCAAACTGTGTTGTGATTTAAAAACATGCACATAAATCACTTCATAGAGATCTTCGATCTTGTTAAAAAATCATCGAATTCACGGAAATTTGAAGGTCGATTAATTATAAAAATTCAGATTAAAATTTGTTTATTATGAGGCACTAATAAATTTTATCAACCATAAAATTTGGTATCTTATATCAAATAATATACTAATAATATCCAATAATCCCTACCTTCGCATGTACTAACCCAGCTCAATATGAAACTTAAAAATTATGCTGCCGGAAGGTGGATGGAAGGAGAAGGTACAGGCCAATTGTTAGTGGATGCCAGTACCGGACAAGAAGTTGCCATCGCTACAAGTAAGGGATTGGATTTCGCTCACATGCTCGATTATGGCCGGAAAACGGGCAATAAAAACCTG is a genomic window containing:
- the aceA gene encoding isocitrate lyase — its product is MNAQRIEKIKQDWATNIRWTGIKRPYTAEEVLALRGSYDIEYTIAKMGAEKLWHKLHHEPYVAGLGALTGNQAIQEAMAGLNAIYLSGWQVAADANLNEDMFPDQSIYPANSVPSVVRRINNALLRRDQIESTRGKVNIDYMLPIVADAEAGFGGNLNAYQLMKQMIEAGASGVHFEDQLSSAKKCGHLGGKVLVPTQEAIDKLIAARLASDVCGVPTVLIARTDAEAADLLTTDADPRDHAFITGERTSEGFFRVKNGLEQCISRAHSYAPYADLIWMETSNPDIGLAKEFAEAVHEKFPGKLLAYNCSPSFNWAKYLNEERMLLFRDNLAKLGYKFQFITLAGFHALNLSMFELARNYKERGMLGYSELQQREFKMQESGFEAIKHQGFVGTGYWDYLQNVVRKDSSTTALAESTETAQF
- the aceB gene encoding malate synthase A is translated as MLLETQQIEICNSTNDQYMAVLTDEALEFLSLLHQKFNHQRVELLNQRKRKQKEIDSGIMPNFSDTTKKIRESEWYIAPLPHDLQDRRVEITGPVDRKMIINALNSGAKVFMADFEDANSPVWSNVIEGQINLYDAIRRQISYTDPVSNKAYTLNEKTATLLVRPRGWHLEEKNLYIAGQPLSGSLVDFGLYFFHNAAELIKRLSGPYFYLPKLESHLEARLWNDVFVFAQDYLRIPQGTIKATVLIETILASFEMDEILYELKNHSAGLNCGRWDYIFSFIKKFKNFEGFVLPDRSQVTMATPFMESYSKLVIDTCHSRKAPAIGGMAAFIPIKSDEKANNAVIENIIQDKLREVKNGHDGTWVAHPGLVPVAMKVFDEHMTCPNQIHIRHKIDPITSKHLLEIPKGTITEKGLRTNIYVGIRYLESWLRGNGAVAIRNLMEDAATAEISRTQLWQWIKNKSHLDDGRIITRELYQQLKKEEIESIKVEFGVDQYPNFKFKDAIEIFDNLVLDEEYKDFLTLPAYSYIS
- a CDS encoding helix-turn-helix transcriptional regulator, encoding MEQDRIIKLIFAFKVKYYRTIKNASYQELSEKSGISLSYLHDIEKAKKYPTPSKINALASALGMPYDELVSTTVDKRLQPIVDLIASDFFQIFPWRCLD
- a CDS encoding ImmA/IrrE family metallo-endopeptidase, giving the protein MFGLTPSALFDLFTEMPDKINAFISTLFKIARTYSVSKENFYVAALRSYQDFYDNYFGELEIAATNFIKNLDQEEMSTNVLKQFLYDNYGVSTDMDQINAYVDLKGLRSYYSVKYNKLYINNELSDERIMFLLLREIAFQYLQIKTRPYFTTILETDNFEKILNNFKSSYFASACLMPEKNMISDIRKVTTQSRWSPDLFFEMLKKYKVTPEMLMQRITNIVSGHFGINSLFFIRLHHNTERKYYRMSKEIHLSRLHNPYSSEMDEHYCRRWLSVGLVEELKQKGADHDILIDAQISQYNDTPNSYFCITVAYKEQRNPVFDYTSITIGFYMDNHLRAHFKMVDDPKVQQKIVHTTCERCNIMDCTERVVPPTIIFNKEKNDTLLKAVSNLC
- a CDS encoding class I SAM-dependent methyltransferase, producing the protein MDINDIPHTRGNAIKFFKALTDTRKDTLRGKKVYDLSAGSGYIANLFYECGSIVKALDLFPEHNQYKHLDAGNIDLSKDFDIGDGMADIVILSETFEHLPDQYHFFREVSRILDKNGLFILTTPNPSSLRSRFSQFVTESEHYSNPLPDETNAYVQWPGTGNGYFNKIFISGILRIRVLAAINGLKIKTIHQSEATSTSALLMIFYPLIWFFSWKNYRKQIKQHIENKHIYRQIYDINTSVKILLSKHLIIEFEKNEVNN
- a CDS encoding GatB/YqeY domain-containing protein, encoding MSLEVKITNDLKEAMKNKDQATLRSVRAIKAAILLFKTDGSGNALDETAEIKILQKLVKQRQDSLDIYTKQGREDLAVTEREEIAVIQKYLPAQMSVEEMKTTIQAIIAETGATSAKEMGKVIGLANQRLAGKAEGKVIAGMVKELLS
- the rsmA gene encoding ribosomal RNA small subunit methyltransferase A — protein: MKAKKSFGQHFLVNEHIAEQITEGFTKVTANANVLEIGPGKGVLTKYLSKKGFHLKVVEADQDMVSYLIKNKIVHEDDIIFLDFLKLNLSKVFDHQELFLIGNYPYNISSQILIKMINSRELVPEMVGMFQKEVADRVVAPPGSKTYGVISVLVQAHYDGVTIIDVPPHNFSPPPKVNSSVIRLVRKENYELPCDERLFRNVVKTSFNGRRKMLRNTLKPLFKQSDILEDVFFTQRPEQLSVSDFVDITIKLSNINNNNSEI
- a CDS encoding DUF3108 domain-containing protein; this translates as MLLTTWIVLLSMALKPDFNTIDHVHQPSDHCYIHNSAIAAGEKLVFKAYYNWKFIWIPAGEAEFLFTETDDSFEITVKGKTYKSYDPFFKVRDYFHSEIDKKTMYPRRFTRIVEEGNYRRFDSLVFDQIKRKGVSFNGPTRATAVRKSITLHDCTHDLLSVLYFLRNIDISRYHPGDFIPTKILFDETIYPIKVRYDGVYDNFHVKGLGTFNTIKVVPDLVTGNVFKDGNRMNIWVTNDGNKLPVLIESPLSVGSAKAVLKSYKGLRHHLPGK
- a CDS encoding response regulator transcription factor, which codes for MGILTKFSYYKDVILYSLSLAILLFILRWLEIRFIIIDHALEIYVGAIALIFTGLGIWLSFKLINRNTETRIVEKTVYLENEPNLMLNQEEIEKTGLSKRELEVLQLMAEGLSNEEVAERLYVSLNTIKTHTSRVFEKLDVKRRTQAIEKAKRLRVIQ
- a CDS encoding DUF4199 domain-containing protein, translating into MKKLVLTYGIIAGLVVALMLIITTTIYHQSGNIEGGAIYGYASMLLAFSLIFFGIKKYRDQNSEGKITFGTAFKMGFLITLIAPTIYVITWLIDYYYFMPDFMEKYAEQTITKLKNEGAAQEIIDTTTRDMASFAEMYKNPFFNAMITFAEILPVGLIVTLISAAILKRK
- a CDS encoding DUF1801 domain-containing protein, with the protein product MKSLGTTVNEILTNLPPDRVEPFNKLHDVILNNLPKGFEPTISYGALSYVVPHSIYPAGYHCKPTEPLPFAAIASQKHTINFYHMGIYADDALLQWFISEYPKHTKQKLDMGKSCIRFKKFDEIPYELIGELMKRLSVNEWINIYETKLKK